A section of the candidate division KSB1 bacterium genome encodes:
- a CDS encoding undecaprenyl/decaprenyl-phosphate alpha-N-acetylglucosaminyl 1-phosphate transferase, translating into MSLEVRALLYLYVLLSALVMALALVPLCRRLAFHFEVLDRPISHKQHERPMPLLGGIAIYAAFALTVGLNLALFFALRTHLWVAKYLGALVEQVPHLLRVMPKVVGILVGATVVTALGTVDDIAGIHFSPRLKLAGQTLGAAVAIAVGIRTSFMPGVVLDYFISAVWIVGITNSFNLLDNTDGAAAGIGAIAGAILLFVVALQGQVFTALMLAALVGALLGFLRHNFYPATIFMGDAGSLFIGYVLACLTLVGSYVVPGSPGLLPVILPLLVLGVPLFDTFSVVYIRLREKRPIWVGDRCHFSHRLMDLGMSPKQAVLFLYLVTFGVGLGAALLPSLNYWQSGLVLVNELVIFAIIVSLMHIGRKGRA; encoded by the coding sequence ATGAGCCTTGAGGTTCGAGCCCTACTGTACCTTTATGTGCTTTTGAGCGCCCTAGTGATGGCCCTGGCCCTCGTCCCCCTGTGTCGACGGTTGGCGTTCCATTTTGAGGTGCTCGACCGTCCCATATCCCACAAGCAACACGAACGCCCCATGCCCCTGCTGGGAGGGATCGCCATCTATGCTGCCTTTGCGCTGACCGTTGGCTTGAACCTGGCCCTTTTCTTCGCGCTTCGAACCCATCTATGGGTGGCGAAGTACCTGGGCGCGTTGGTGGAGCAGGTGCCCCATCTTCTTCGCGTGATGCCGAAAGTGGTGGGCATCCTCGTCGGCGCCACGGTGGTAACCGCATTGGGCACGGTCGATGACATTGCCGGCATACATTTTTCCCCCCGCCTGAAGCTCGCAGGGCAAACCCTTGGTGCAGCCGTCGCCATCGCGGTCGGCATCAGGACGAGCTTTATGCCCGGCGTGGTCTTGGACTACTTCATTTCGGCCGTCTGGATCGTAGGGATCACCAATTCGTTCAACCTGTTGGATAACACCGATGGGGCAGCGGCGGGCATCGGTGCAATCGCCGGAGCAATCCTTCTTTTCGTCGTTGCGCTGCAGGGACAGGTGTTCACCGCGCTGATGCTCGCGGCGCTGGTGGGGGCCTTGTTGGGTTTCTTGCGTCACAACTTTTACCCTGCCACAATCTTCATGGGCGATGCAGGGAGCCTTTTCATCGGTTACGTGCTTGCCTGTTTGACCCTGGTCGGCTCATACGTGGTCCCTGGTAGCCCCGGGCTGCTGCCCGTCATCTTGCCGCTGCTGGTGCTGGGCGTGCCCCTGTTTGACACCTTTTCTGTCGTGTACATCCGCCTGCGCGAAAAGCGCCCCATTTGGGTGGGCGACCGCTGCCACTTTTCCCACCGCCTCATGGACCTGGGGATGTCGCCGAAACAGGCCGTGCTGTTTCTCTACCTGGTCACCTTTGGCGTGGGACTTGGGGCAGCACTCCTGCCAAGCCTCAACTATTGGCAGAGTGGCTTAGTCTTGGTCAATGAGCTGGTTATCTTTGCCATCATCGTCTCCCTGATGCACATTGGGCGAAAGGGAAGGGCATAA